The following proteins are co-located in the Thermus thermophilus HB8 genome:
- a CDS encoding bis-aminopropyl spermidine synthase family protein, translating to MNKEALVQVAEEVRRATGLPVGWRDVERTLGALRATRDLWEAVRLSRVPLRFLVPIWEGLARRGLLRVEEGLDLLAEVPAPRPGEAACPACEGRGLVGERLPGRAAERFLAWAKERPEAIQDFDQGYVTPESTLARVALAWNWGDLEGKEVLVLGDDDLTGLAAALTGLPKRVVVLDADPRIVRFLERAAKAEGLPLEAHVHDLREPLPEAWVHAFHTFFTDPVEGPLGLQAFVGRGLLALEGEGCAGYVGLTHVEASLAKWADFQRFLLENGAVITELRDGFHVYENWGYIEQMRAWPWLPVKRRPEKPWYTSALIRLELLRRADLENARVEGDLQDEEATTY from the coding sequence GTGAACAAGGAAGCGCTGGTCCAGGTGGCGGAAGAGGTGCGCCGGGCCACGGGCCTTCCCGTGGGCTGGCGGGACGTGGAGAGGACCCTTGGGGCGCTCCGGGCAACCCGGGACCTTTGGGAGGCCGTGCGGCTTTCCCGCGTGCCCTTACGCTTCCTCGTGCCCATCTGGGAGGGCCTCGCCCGGCGGGGGCTTCTCCGGGTGGAGGAGGGGCTGGACCTCCTGGCGGAGGTCCCGGCGCCCCGCCCTGGGGAGGCGGCCTGCCCCGCCTGCGAGGGCCGGGGGCTTGTGGGGGAGAGGCTTCCGGGGCGGGCGGCGGAGCGGTTTTTGGCCTGGGCCAAGGAGCGGCCCGAGGCCATCCAGGACTTTGATCAGGGGTACGTGACCCCGGAGTCCACCCTGGCCCGGGTGGCCTTGGCCTGGAACTGGGGCGACCTCGAGGGCAAGGAGGTCCTGGTCCTGGGGGACGACGACCTCACGGGCCTCGCCGCCGCCCTCACGGGCCTGCCCAAGCGGGTGGTGGTCCTGGACGCCGACCCCAGGATCGTCCGCTTCCTGGAGCGGGCGGCCAAGGCCGAGGGGCTTCCCCTCGAGGCCCACGTCCACGACCTCCGGGAGCCTCTGCCCGAGGCCTGGGTCCACGCCTTCCACACCTTCTTCACCGACCCGGTGGAGGGGCCTTTGGGCCTCCAGGCCTTCGTGGGCCGGGGGCTTCTGGCCCTTGAGGGGGAGGGGTGCGCCGGCTACGTGGGCCTGACCCACGTGGAGGCGAGCCTCGCCAAGTGGGCCGACTTCCAGCGCTTCCTCCTGGAAAACGGGGCCGTGATCACCGAGCTTCGGGACGGGTTCCACGTCTACGAGAACTGGGGGTACATTGAGCAGATGCGGGCCTGGCCCTGGCTTCCCGTCAAGCGCCGCCCCGAGAAGCCCTGGTACACCTCGGCCCTGATCCGGCTGGAGCTCCTCCGCCGGGCGGACCTGGAGAACGCGCGGGTGGAGGGGGACCTCCAGGACGAGGAGGCCACCACCTACTGA
- a CDS encoding PIN/TRAM domain-containing protein, whose translation MKTRHLVYLAFALLGLGLAGLLEDWGLLPQSPSLLSLNRLYLALAGLLTGLLLGPRLEGALEARLKRLRSLPPEVVVATTLGSTIGLLLAVLLTTLLAQVPGFSPVHSLLLALGLVALFVYLALGYRAYFRLPEPKPAPRGGKVLDTSVLVDGRVAEVAAVGFLEGPLWVPHFVLKELQHFADSQDPLRRAKGRRGLETLERLREAAPLEVLETTPKGESVDEKLLFLARDLEAALVTNDHALLQMARIYGVKALSIQALAQALRPQLQVGDTLKLLILKEGKEPHQGVGYLEDGSMVVVDGGSRYRGQEIEVVVTQAIQTQVGRLFFARPAQGAQ comes from the coding sequence ATGAAGACGCGGCACCTCGTCTACCTCGCCTTCGCCCTGCTCGGGCTGGGCCTCGCGGGGCTTCTGGAGGACTGGGGGCTCCTTCCCCAAAGCCCCTCCCTCCTCTCCCTCAACCGGCTCTACCTGGCCCTGGCGGGCCTCCTCACCGGCCTCCTCTTGGGGCCAAGGCTGGAGGGGGCGCTGGAAGCCCGCCTGAAGCGCCTCCGAAGCCTCCCCCCCGAGGTGGTCGTGGCCACCACCCTGGGCTCCACCATAGGCCTCCTCCTCGCCGTCCTCCTCACCACCCTCCTCGCCCAGGTGCCGGGCTTCTCCCCTGTCCACAGCCTCCTCCTCGCCCTCGGGCTCGTGGCCCTCTTCGTCTACCTGGCTTTGGGCTACCGCGCCTACTTCCGGCTGCCCGAGCCCAAGCCCGCCCCCCGGGGGGGGAAGGTGCTGGACACCAGCGTCCTGGTGGACGGCCGCGTGGCCGAGGTGGCGGCCGTGGGGTTTCTGGAGGGGCCCCTGTGGGTGCCCCACTTCGTCCTGAAGGAGCTCCAGCACTTCGCCGACAGCCAAGACCCCTTAAGGCGGGCCAAGGGGAGGCGGGGGCTGGAAACCCTGGAGCGCCTCAGGGAGGCCGCCCCCCTCGAGGTCCTGGAGACGACCCCCAAGGGGGAGTCCGTGGACGAGAAGCTCCTCTTCCTGGCCCGGGACCTCGAGGCCGCCCTGGTCACCAACGACCACGCCCTCCTGCAGATGGCCCGGATCTACGGGGTGAAGGCCCTCTCCATCCAGGCCCTGGCCCAGGCCCTAAGGCCCCAGCTCCAGGTGGGGGACACCCTGAAGCTTCTCATCCTCAAGGAGGGGAAGGAGCCCCACCAGGGGGTGGGCTACCTGGAGGACGGCTCCATGGTGGTGGTGGACGGGGGGAGCCGCTACCGGGGGCAGGAGATTGAGGTGGTGGTCACCCAGGCCATCCAGACCCAGGTGGGCCGCCTCTTCTTCGCCCGCCCCGCCCAAGGGGCTCAGTAG
- the radA gene encoding DNA repair protein RadA: MAKATYACVECGYRTPKPLGRCPSCGSWESFQEVAPAPASRRAKPSPLPLLALSQVDEAEERRFSSGLSEVDRVLGGGFVTGEVVLLGGEPGVGKSTLLLEMAKRMPQRVYYVAGEESPAQIKLRAQRLGVKDLLLVRETRLEPLLALLEEDPPEVLFVDSVQTLEAGGSPGSLVAVREATSALVRFAKERGVAVVLVGHVTKEGVVAGPKSVEHAVDATLYLETAGPYRVLRSAKNRFGPVGEIGVFRMEEAGLLEVENPSEAFLKERPLGVPGSAVALALAGERALALEVQALAAKTPFPAPRRVVQGLDGRRVDVVLAVLERRLGLPLANLDVYVNLAGGLKVQDPGLDLAVALAVYSAVVGRPLPADLALVGEVGLAGEVRRVAGLERRLREGERAGFGRFLHPGNLKRLQEAVEAYLA, from the coding sequence ATGGCCAAGGCCACCTACGCCTGCGTGGAGTGCGGCTACCGCACCCCCAAGCCCTTGGGGCGGTGCCCCTCCTGCGGTTCCTGGGAGAGCTTCCAGGAGGTGGCCCCCGCCCCGGCCTCGAGGCGGGCCAAGCCCTCCCCCCTCCCCCTCCTCGCCCTCTCCCAGGTGGACGAGGCCGAGGAGCGCCGCTTCTCCTCGGGGCTTTCCGAGGTGGACCGGGTCCTGGGCGGGGGGTTCGTGACGGGGGAGGTGGTTCTATTGGGAGGGGAGCCCGGGGTGGGCAAGAGCACCCTCCTCCTGGAGATGGCCAAGCGGATGCCCCAAAGGGTCTACTACGTGGCCGGGGAGGAGTCCCCCGCCCAGATCAAGCTCCGGGCGCAGCGCCTCGGGGTGAAGGACCTCCTCCTCGTGCGGGAGACCCGCCTCGAGCCCCTCCTCGCCCTCCTGGAGGAGGACCCCCCGGAGGTCCTCTTCGTGGACTCCGTGCAGACCCTCGAGGCCGGGGGGAGCCCGGGGAGCTTGGTGGCCGTCCGGGAGGCGACCTCGGCCCTGGTGCGCTTCGCCAAGGAACGGGGCGTGGCCGTGGTCCTCGTGGGCCACGTGACCAAGGAGGGGGTGGTGGCCGGCCCCAAGAGCGTGGAGCACGCCGTGGACGCCACCCTCTACCTGGAGACCGCAGGGCCCTACCGGGTCCTGCGGAGCGCCAAGAACCGCTTCGGCCCCGTGGGGGAGATCGGGGTCTTCCGCATGGAGGAGGCGGGGCTTCTGGAGGTGGAGAACCCCTCCGAGGCCTTCCTCAAGGAGCGCCCCCTGGGGGTGCCGGGAAGCGCCGTGGCCCTGGCCCTGGCCGGGGAGCGGGCCTTGGCCCTGGAGGTCCAGGCCCTGGCGGCCAAAACCCCCTTCCCCGCCCCCCGCAGGGTGGTCCAGGGGCTGGACGGAAGGCGCGTGGACGTGGTCCTCGCGGTCCTGGAGCGGAGGCTCGGCCTGCCCCTCGCCAACCTGGACGTCTACGTGAACCTCGCCGGGGGGCTCAAGGTCCAGGACCCGGGGCTGGACCTGGCCGTGGCCCTGGCGGTGTACTCCGCCGTGGTGGGCCGCCCCCTGCCCGCCGACCTCGCCCTGGTGGGGGAGGTGGGCCTGGCCGGGGAGGTGCGGCGGGTGGCGGGGCTGGAGCGGAGGCTTAGGGAGGGGGAGCGGGCGGGGTTCGGCCGCTTCCTCCACCCGGGGAACCTTAAGCGCCTTCAGGAGGCTGTGGAGGCGTACCTGGCATGA
- a CDS encoding ATP-dependent Clp protease ATP-binding subunit yields MNRYDDRARLVFHYAREEGSRLGHSMIGPEHLLLGLMREGGTAARILQEYGASLEAMRRMVEELVGRGEGGRTGEPPAITPRARRVMELASAEARNMGSPVIGTEHILLGIIREGDGIAYRILSHFAKDVDAIRWRVLAMAEGREREKPVNTPFLDEYGRDLTKEAREGKLDPVIGRQEEINRVIQILARRTKNNPVLIGDPGVGKTAIVEGLAQAIVEGRVPPILKGARVVAIDLAGVVAGTKYRGEFEERLRQIIEELKNAKVIAFIDELHTLIGAGGAEGTLDAANILKPALARGEIQVIGATTTGEYHRYIEKDAALERRFQPVIVLEPSPEETLEILKGLRPRYEAHHGVIIPDEILELAVKIGIRSLPGRNFPDKAIDLIDEAASRVRLNASLGLPVAEEEDGTPIVTREDVEAVVDSWGGVYVDDKDDEKLMRLEEELRKRVVGQEEAIRALANALRRARVGLGGRTRVAASFLFVGQSGVGKTQLAKALAEVLFGSERALIRFDMSEFQEPHSISKLIGAPPGYVGYEQGGRLTEAVRRQPFSVVLLDEIEKAHPDIYNTFLQVLDEGRLTDGMGRTVDFRRVILIMTSNTGYNVGPAIGFTSKEVDTESPLKALFTPEFLDRLDEVIRFRPLTEEELVRVAEMMLEDIRKELQARDVQVSFAPELARFLVDQAPKTGSARALRSVLRERIEDPLAVALLRKPTGRIHVSVEGGQVAFHEVEGEELLV; encoded by the coding sequence ATGAACCGATACGACGACCGCGCCAGGCTGGTCTTTCACTACGCAAGAGAGGAGGGGAGCCGCTTAGGCCACTCCATGATCGGCCCGGAGCACCTCCTCCTGGGCCTGATGCGCGAGGGGGGGACGGCGGCCCGCATCCTCCAGGAGTACGGCGCGAGCCTCGAGGCCATGCGCCGCATGGTGGAGGAGCTGGTGGGCCGGGGGGAGGGCGGGCGCACCGGGGAGCCCCCCGCCATCACCCCGAGGGCGAGGCGGGTCATGGAGCTCGCCAGCGCCGAGGCCCGCAACATGGGCTCCCCCGTCATCGGCACGGAGCACATCCTCCTCGGCATCATCCGGGAGGGGGACGGGATCGCCTACCGCATCCTCAGCCACTTCGCCAAGGACGTGGACGCCATCCGCTGGAGGGTCCTGGCCATGGCCGAGGGCCGCGAGCGGGAAAAGCCTGTGAACACCCCCTTCCTGGACGAGTACGGCCGCGACCTCACCAAGGAGGCCCGGGAAGGAAAGCTGGACCCGGTGATCGGCCGCCAGGAGGAGATCAACCGGGTGATCCAGATCCTCGCCCGGCGCACCAAGAACAATCCCGTGCTCATCGGCGACCCCGGGGTGGGCAAGACGGCCATCGTGGAGGGCCTGGCCCAGGCCATCGTGGAGGGCCGGGTCCCCCCCATCCTCAAGGGGGCCCGGGTGGTGGCCATTGACCTCGCCGGGGTGGTGGCGGGGACCAAGTACCGGGGCGAGTTTGAGGAGCGCCTGCGGCAGATCATTGAGGAGCTCAAGAACGCCAAGGTCATCGCCTTCATTGACGAGCTCCACACCCTGATCGGGGCGGGCGGGGCCGAGGGCACCCTGGACGCCGCCAACATCCTCAAGCCCGCCCTGGCCCGCGGGGAGATCCAGGTGATCGGGGCCACCACCACCGGGGAGTACCACCGCTACATAGAGAAGGACGCGGCCCTGGAGCGGCGCTTCCAGCCGGTGATCGTCCTCGAGCCTTCCCCGGAGGAGACCCTGGAGATCCTCAAGGGCCTCCGCCCCCGGTACGAGGCCCACCACGGGGTGATCATCCCCGACGAGATCCTGGAGCTTGCGGTGAAGATCGGGATCCGCTCGCTTCCCGGGCGCAACTTCCCCGACAAGGCCATTGACCTCATTGACGAGGCGGCCTCGAGGGTGCGCCTGAACGCCTCCTTGGGCCTCCCCGTGGCGGAGGAAGAGGACGGCACCCCCATCGTCACCCGGGAGGACGTGGAGGCGGTGGTGGACTCCTGGGGCGGGGTCTACGTGGACGACAAGGACGACGAGAAGCTCATGCGCCTGGAGGAGGAGCTCAGGAAGCGGGTGGTGGGCCAGGAGGAGGCCATCCGCGCCCTGGCGAACGCCCTCCGCCGGGCCCGGGTGGGGCTTGGGGGAAGGACCCGGGTGGCGGCGAGCTTCCTCTTCGTGGGGCAAAGCGGCGTGGGCAAGACCCAGCTCGCCAAGGCCCTGGCCGAGGTCCTCTTCGGCTCGGAGAGGGCCCTCATCCGCTTTGACATGTCCGAGTTCCAGGAGCCCCACTCCATCTCCAAGCTCATCGGGGCCCCGCCGGGCTATGTGGGCTACGAGCAGGGGGGCCGCCTCACCGAGGCCGTGCGCCGCCAGCCCTTCAGCGTGGTCCTCCTGGACGAGATTGAGAAGGCCCACCCCGACATCTACAACACCTTCCTCCAGGTGCTGGACGAGGGCCGCCTCACGGACGGCATGGGCCGCACCGTGGACTTCCGCCGGGTCATCCTCATCATGACCTCCAACACCGGCTACAACGTGGGCCCCGCCATCGGCTTCACCTCCAAGGAGGTGGACACGGAGTCCCCCCTGAAGGCCCTCTTCACCCCCGAGTTTCTGGACCGGCTGGACGAGGTCATCCGCTTCCGGCCCCTCACGGAGGAGGAGCTGGTGCGGGTGGCCGAGATGATGCTGGAGGACATCCGCAAGGAGCTCCAGGCCCGGGACGTCCAGGTGAGCTTCGCCCCCGAATTGGCCCGCTTCCTGGTGGACCAGGCCCCCAAGACGGGGAGCGCCCGCGCCCTGCGGAGCGTCCTAAGGGAGCGCATAGAGGACCCCTTGGCCGTCGCCCTCCTGCGGAAGCCCACGGGCCGGATCCACGTGAGCGTGGAGGGAGGCCAGGTGGCCTTCCACGAGGTGGAGGGGGAGGAGCTCCTCGTCTAG
- a CDS encoding glycine--tRNA ligase encodes MPASSLDELVALCKRRGFIFQSSEIYGGLQGVYDYGPLGVELKNNLKQAWWRRNVYERDDMEGLDASVLTHRLVLHYSGHEATFADPMVDNRITKKRYRLDHLLKEQPEEVLKRLYRAMEVEEENLHALVQAMMQAPERAGGAMTAAGVLDPASGEPGDWTPPRYFNMMFKTYVGPVEDEASLAYLRPETAQGIFVNFKNVLDATSRKLPFGIAQIGKAFRNEITPRNFIFRVREFEQMEIEYFVRPGEDEYWHRYWVEERLKWWQEMGLSRENLVPYQQPPEELAHYAKATVDILYRFPHGLEELEGIANRTDFDLGSHTKDQEALGITARVLRNEHSTQRLAYRDPETGKWFVPYVIEPSAGVDRGVLALLAEAFTREELPNGEERIVLKLKPQLAPIKVAVIPLVKNRPEITEYAKRLKARLLALGLGRVLYEDTGNIGKAYRRHDEVGTPFAVTVDYDTIGQSKDGTTRLKDTVTVRDRDTMEQIRLHVDELEGFLRERLRW; translated from the coding sequence ATGCCTGCGAGCAGCCTGGACGAACTGGTGGCGCTGTGCAAGCGGCGCGGCTTCATCTTCCAAAGCTCCGAGATCTACGGGGGGCTTCAGGGCGTCTACGACTACGGGCCCTTGGGCGTGGAGCTTAAGAACAACCTCAAGCAGGCCTGGTGGCGAAGGAACGTCTACGAGCGGGACGACATGGAGGGCCTGGACGCCAGCGTCCTCACCCACCGCCTCGTCCTCCACTACTCCGGGCACGAGGCCACCTTCGCCGACCCCATGGTGGACAACCGCATCACCAAGAAGCGCTACCGCCTGGACCACCTCCTCAAGGAGCAGCCGGAGGAGGTCCTCAAGAGGCTTTACCGGGCCATGGAGGTGGAGGAGGAGAACCTTCACGCCCTGGTCCAGGCGATGATGCAGGCCCCCGAAAGGGCCGGGGGGGCGATGACGGCGGCCGGGGTTTTAGACCCCGCAAGCGGGGAGCCCGGGGACTGGACCCCGCCCCGCTACTTCAACATGATGTTCAAGACCTACGTGGGCCCCGTGGAGGACGAGGCCTCCCTGGCCTACCTGCGCCCCGAGACCGCCCAGGGCATCTTCGTCAACTTCAAGAACGTCCTGGACGCCACGAGCCGCAAGCTACCCTTCGGCATCGCCCAGATCGGCAAGGCCTTCCGCAACGAGATCACCCCCAGGAACTTCATCTTCCGGGTGCGGGAGTTTGAGCAGATGGAAATAGAGTACTTCGTCCGCCCGGGGGAGGACGAGTACTGGCACCGCTACTGGGTGGAGGAGCGCCTCAAGTGGTGGCAGGAGATGGGTTTAAGTCGGGAGAACCTGGTGCCCTACCAGCAACCCCCGGAGGAGCTCGCCCACTACGCCAAGGCCACCGTGGACATCCTCTACCGCTTCCCCCACGGCCTGGAAGAGCTCGAGGGCATCGCCAACCGCACGGACTTTGACCTGGGGAGCCACACCAAGGACCAGGAGGCCCTGGGGATCACCGCCCGGGTCCTCAGGAACGAGCACTCCACCCAGCGCCTCGCCTACCGCGACCCCGAGACGGGGAAGTGGTTCGTCCCCTACGTGATTGAACCTTCCGCCGGGGTGGACCGGGGGGTCTTGGCCCTCCTCGCCGAGGCCTTCACCCGGGAGGAGCTTCCGAACGGGGAAGAGCGCATTGTCCTCAAGCTCAAGCCCCAGCTCGCCCCCATCAAGGTGGCGGTGATCCCCCTGGTGAAGAACCGCCCGGAGATCACCGAGTACGCCAAGCGCCTCAAGGCCAGGCTCCTCGCCTTGGGCCTGGGGCGGGTGCTCTACGAGGACACCGGCAACATCGGCAAGGCCTACCGCCGCCACGACGAGGTGGGCACGCCCTTCGCCGTCACCGTGGACTACGACACCATCGGCCAGAGCAAGGACGGCACCACCCGGCTCAAGGACACGGTCACGGTGCGGGACCGGGACACCATGGAGCAGATAAGGCTCCACGTGGACGAGCTGGAGGGCTTCCTTCGGGAGAGGCTTAGGTGGTAG
- a CDS encoding aspartate-semialdehyde dehydrogenase, translating to MRVAVVGATGAVGREILKVLEARNFPLSELRLYASPRSAGVRLAFRGEEIPVEPLPEGPLPVDLVLASAGGGISRAKALVWAEGGALVVDNSSAWRYEPWVPLVVPEVNREKIFQHRGIIANPNCTTAILAMALWPLHRAFQAKRVIVATYQAASGAGAKAMEELLTETHRFLHGEAPKAEAFAHPLPFNVIPHIDAFQENGYTREEMKVVWETHKIFGDDTIRISATAVRVPTLRAHAEAVSVEFARPVTPEAAREVLKEAPGVEVVDEPEAKRYPMPLTASGKWDVEVGRIRKSLAFENGLDFFVVGDQLLKGAALNAVQIAEEWLKGA from the coding sequence ATGAGGGTAGCCGTGGTGGGGGCCACGGGGGCCGTGGGGCGGGAGATCCTCAAGGTCCTCGAGGCCCGAAACTTCCCCCTTTCGGAGCTCAGGCTCTACGCCTCTCCCCGTTCCGCCGGGGTGCGCCTCGCGTTCAGGGGCGAGGAGATCCCCGTGGAGCCCCTACCCGAGGGGCCTCTCCCTGTGGACCTCGTCCTGGCGAGCGCCGGGGGGGGCATCTCCAGGGCCAAGGCCTTGGTCTGGGCGGAGGGCGGGGCCTTGGTGGTGGACAACTCCAGCGCCTGGCGCTACGAGCCCTGGGTGCCCCTGGTGGTGCCCGAGGTGAACCGGGAGAAGATCTTCCAGCACCGGGGGATCATCGCTAACCCCAACTGCACCACGGCCATTTTGGCCATGGCCCTTTGGCCCTTGCACCGGGCCTTCCAGGCCAAGCGGGTCATCGTGGCCACCTACCAGGCGGCTTCCGGGGCCGGGGCCAAGGCCATGGAGGAGCTCCTTACCGAAACCCACCGCTTCCTCCACGGGGAGGCCCCCAAGGCCGAGGCCTTCGCCCACCCCCTGCCCTTCAACGTCATCCCCCATATAGACGCCTTCCAGGAGAACGGCTACACCCGCGAGGAGATGAAGGTGGTCTGGGAGACCCACAAGATCTTCGGAGACGACACCATCCGGATCAGCGCCACGGCGGTGCGGGTGCCCACCTTAAGGGCCCACGCCGAGGCGGTGAGCGTGGAGTTTGCCCGCCCCGTGACCCCGGAGGCGGCCCGGGAGGTCCTCAAGGAGGCCCCGGGGGTGGAGGTGGTGGACGAGCCCGAGGCCAAGCGCTACCCCATGCCCCTCACCGCGAGCGGCAAGTGGGACGTGGAGGTGGGGAGGATCCGGAAAAGCCTCGCCTTTGAAAACGGCCTGGACTTCTTCGTGGTGGGGGACCAGCTCTTGAAGGGGGCCGCCTTAAACGCCGTGCAGATCGCCGAGGAGTGGCTTAAGGGCGCCTGA
- a CDS encoding TlyA family rRNA (cytidine-2'-O)-methyltransferase codes for MRLDRYLVERGLVESREKAKRLIQEGKVRVEGKVVQKPAHPVPEGARVELLAEERYVGRGAYKLLGALEAFPVEPRGKVAADLGASTGGFTQVLLERGARRVYAVDVGKGQLHPRLREDPRVVALEEQDARTLVLPEPVDLVVMDVSFISSTLLLPKVLELLKPQGEALVLVKPQFELGPKAHKGVVREEAKRREALRRVREKALELGFQVLGEKESPLPGKEGNLEYWLWLRRP; via the coding sequence GTGCGCCTGGACCGCTACCTGGTGGAACGGGGCCTGGTGGAAAGCCGGGAGAAGGCCAAGCGCCTGATCCAGGAGGGCAAGGTGCGGGTGGAGGGCAAGGTGGTGCAAAAGCCCGCCCACCCCGTGCCCGAAGGCGCCAGGGTGGAGCTCCTGGCGGAGGAGCGCTACGTGGGCCGGGGGGCCTACAAGCTCCTCGGAGCCCTGGAGGCCTTCCCCGTGGAGCCCCGGGGCAAGGTCGCTGCCGACCTCGGGGCGAGCACCGGGGGGTTCACGCAGGTCCTTTTGGAGCGGGGGGCGAGGCGGGTCTACGCCGTGGACGTGGGCAAGGGCCAGCTCCACCCCCGCCTCCGGGAAGATCCCCGGGTGGTGGCCCTGGAGGAACAGGACGCCCGCACCCTGGTCCTGCCCGAGCCCGTGGACCTCGTGGTGATGGACGTTTCCTTCATCTCCTCCACCCTCCTCCTCCCCAAGGTCCTGGAGCTCCTCAAGCCCCAAGGGGAGGCCCTGGTCCTGGTGAAGCCCCAGTTTGAGCTGGGGCCAAAGGCCCACAAGGGGGTGGTGCGGGAGGAGGCGAAGCGGCGGGAGGCCCTAAGGCGGGTGCGGGAAAAGGCCCTAGAGCTTGGCTTCCAGGTCCTGGGGGAAAAGGAAAGCCCCCTCCCGGGAAAGGAGGGGAACCTAGAGTACTGGCTTTGGCTCAGGCGCCCTTAA
- a CDS encoding DUF3234 domain-containing protein, with amino-acid sequence MAPDLSGTWYVLEGDPGEHLVVEALGERLSGIWTSRELAEAFLAHHPHLGMRVSALESRALKEAYLRALGMLQVEAVMVDYRPGTHRAQVARVKDLLEEVRRA; translated from the coding sequence GTGGCGCCTGACCTTTCCGGGACCTGGTACGTTTTGGAGGGAGACCCGGGGGAGCACCTGGTGGTGGAGGCTTTGGGGGAGAGGCTTTCCGGGATCTGGACGAGCCGGGAGCTGGCCGAGGCCTTCCTGGCCCACCACCCCCACCTGGGGATGCGGGTGAGCGCCTTGGAGAGCCGGGCCCTGAAGGAGGCCTACCTCCGGGCCCTTGGGATGCTCCAGGTGGAGGCGGTCATGGTGGACTACCGCCCCGGGACCCACCGGGCGCAGGTGGCTAGGGTGAAGGACCTTCTAGAGGAGGTGCGGCGTGCGTAG
- a CDS encoding glutamine--tRNA ligase/YqeY domain fusion protein, translating to MGLVPECFITELVERDLKEGKYAKLVTRFPPEPNGYLHIGHARSIVLNFGLAQDYGGECNLRFDDTNPETEKEEYARAIEEDVRWLGFRPTRVLYASDYFETMYQCALVLIQEGKAYVDDLPEEEMSELRAQGKPSPYRERSVEENLELFERMRRGEFPTGSRVLRAKIDPAHPNFKLRDPVLYRIVHAPHYHVGDRWVIYPMYDFAHPLEDFIEGVTHSLCTLEFENNRTVYDWVIENLKGKCGLPTSPRPHQYEFARLDLSHTVLSKRKLIKLVEGGYVSGWDDPRLPTLRGLRRRGVRPEAIVEFVRKTGISRNEAQIEMDLFEEVVRDDLNPIAPRVLGVVDPLKVVLTNYEGEEWIEAPYWPRDIPKEGTRPLPFSPELYIERTDFSLNPPKGWKRLAPGQRVRLRHAYVIELEDVVEEGGEVRLLKARIVPGTLGANPEDGVRPKGVIHWVSARHALPVEFRLYGRLFRTKDPEEGGDFLQNLNPEALVVKRGFIEPSVAQDPEDTRYQLERLGYFWRDPVDSRPEALVMNRIVPLKEGYRV from the coding sequence ATGGGCCTTGTCCCCGAGTGCTTCATCACCGAGCTCGTGGAGCGGGACCTCAAGGAGGGGAAGTACGCCAAGCTCGTCACCCGCTTCCCCCCGGAGCCCAACGGCTACCTCCACATCGGCCACGCCCGGAGCATCGTTTTGAACTTCGGCCTCGCCCAGGACTACGGCGGGGAGTGCAACCTGCGCTTTGACGACACCAACCCCGAGACGGAGAAGGAGGAGTACGCCCGGGCCATTGAGGAGGACGTGCGCTGGCTGGGCTTCCGGCCCACCCGGGTCCTCTACGCCTCGGACTACTTTGAGACCATGTACCAATGCGCCCTGGTCCTCATCCAGGAGGGCAAGGCCTACGTGGACGACCTCCCGGAGGAGGAGATGAGCGAGCTTCGGGCCCAGGGAAAGCCAAGCCCCTACCGGGAGCGGAGCGTGGAGGAGAACCTGGAGCTCTTTGAGAGGATGCGCCGGGGGGAGTTCCCCACGGGAAGCCGGGTCTTAAGGGCCAAGATTGACCCCGCCCACCCCAACTTCAAGCTCCGCGACCCCGTGCTCTACCGCATCGTCCACGCCCCCCACTACCACGTTGGGGACCGGTGGGTCATCTACCCCATGTACGACTTCGCCCACCCCCTGGAGGACTTCATCGAGGGGGTCACCCACTCCCTCTGCACCCTGGAGTTTGAGAACAACCGCACCGTCTACGACTGGGTCATTGAGAACCTCAAGGGGAAGTGTGGGCTTCCCACCTCCCCCAGGCCCCACCAGTACGAGTTCGCCCGGCTGGACTTAAGCCACACCGTGCTCTCCAAGAGGAAGCTCATCAAGCTGGTGGAAGGGGGGTACGTCTCGGGCTGGGACGACCCCAGGCTCCCCACCCTGAGGGGCCTGAGGCGGAGGGGGGTGAGGCCCGAGGCCATCGTGGAGTTCGTGCGCAAGACGGGGATCTCCAGGAACGAGGCCCAGATAGAGATGGACCTCTTTGAGGAGGTGGTGCGGGACGACCTGAACCCCATCGCCCCCAGGGTCTTGGGCGTGGTGGACCCCCTGAAGGTGGTCCTCACCAACTACGAGGGGGAGGAGTGGATAGAGGCCCCCTACTGGCCCCGGGACATCCCCAAGGAGGGGACGAGGCCCCTTCCCTTCTCCCCGGAGCTCTACATTGAGCGCACGGACTTCAGCCTCAACCCCCCTAAAGGTTGGAAGCGCCTCGCCCCAGGGCAGAGGGTGCGCCTGAGGCACGCCTACGTCATAGAGCTTGAGGACGTGGTGGAAGAGGGGGGCGAGGTGAGGCTCCTCAAGGCCCGGATCGTCCCCGGCACCCTGGGGGCGAACCCCGAGGACGGGGTCAGGCCCAAGGGGGTGATCCACTGGGTCTCCGCCCGCCACGCCCTCCCCGTGGAGTTTAGGCTCTACGGCAGGCTCTTCCGCACCAAGGACCCGGAGGAGGGGGGGGACTTCCTGCAAAACCTCAACCCCGAGGCCCTTGTGGTGAAGCGGGGCTTCATTGAGCCGAGCGTGGCCCAGGACCCCGAGGACACCCGCTACCAGCTGGAGCGCCTGGGCTACTTCTGGCGGGACCCCGTGGACTCGAGGCCCGAGGCCCTGGTGATGAACCGCATCGTGCCCCTAAAAGAGGGGTATAGGGTCTGA